AAAGGTTTTACTGACTAGAATTATATTGTTTTATCTTTTAATTAATTGATCAATTTTAATGTTTTGCTATGAAATCAAAAATAAATCAAATTTTTTATAGCCTAATTTTTTAATTTTTCTGATATTTTTATGATTTATAATCTCATTTTATATAATAAAAACGGAAAAAATTTATCTATTTTATAACACAAACTCTAGGAGAGAATAATGAAAAATAAACATATCAGACTACTAGCAAAACTTGGAGTTTTATTTTCTGTTGCATCACTTCCATTAGTTGTTGTTTCATGTAAAACTTCAAATTCTAATAACAATAAACCTAATAATAATCAACAAAAACAATTAAGTAAAATTGATATTTCAAGTTTTAAAGGTAAAATTGAACCAAAAAATGAGTGAAATAAAGAAAATGTTTTACAAGCATTACTAAAAATAAATGGACTAGATAAATTAACTGAAAATGATTTTGAATTTAGTATTAAGAAAGCTAATTTATTACATAATGGAAAACTAGTAATTAAATCTAAAGACGATTCTAAAATTATAAAAGGTGAACTAAGTTTAGAAATTAAAAAACTAGATAAAGTTAAAAAGGTTGAAACAAAATATAATGATAATAAAACTGAAGTTTTAGAAATTGGTTATGATGAAAATGGAAAAATTTCTAGGTTTGCTGAAACTGTTAAAAAAGTTCCTGAAAAACTACCAGAAGAAATTATTAATTTAGATGATGCTTTTAGAAAAAATCAATCTAATACAATTGAGAATCTTGATAAATGAGACACATCTAATATAGTAAGTATGTCAGCAATGTTTCAAAATGCTAAGAATTTTAGTCAAGATTTATCAAATTGAAATACAGAAAGTGTAACTGATATGAGTTATATGTTTAATGGTGCAAATAAATTCAATGGTAATTTATCAAATTGAAATACAAAAAATGTAAAAAATATGTGAAGTTTATTTGAAGATACTAAAGAATTTGACCAAGATATTTCTAACTGAGATGTAAGTAATGTTGAAAACATGAAAAGTATGTTTAAGAACGCATCAAAATTTAATAAGTCACTTTCAAATTGAAATCTAAAGAGTATAAAAACACTAGATTCTATGTTTTTTGGTGCTTCTGAATTTAATAGCGATATCTTCAAACTAGAAAATAATCTAGTAACTGATATGAGTTATATGTTTTATCAAGCTAAAAAATTTAATAAGTCTTTAGATTGAGATATATCAAAAGTAACTAATATGAATAGTATGTTCAATAACGCTCATAGTTTTAATCAAAATATAACTAATTGAAATGTTTCAAATGTTAAAACTATGAAAAGTATGTTTAGTGATGCACATTCATTTAGTCAAGATATAAAAGATTGAAAAGTTGATAAAGTAACTGATATGGAGCGTATGTTTCAAAATGCAAGAAGCTTTAATAGAAATATTTCGAATTGAAACGTAAAAAGCGTAAAAACATATGATCACTTTAGTATACACTTAAAAAATGAATATAAACCTCAATTTGGAAAAAATAAATAATCTAATTATTAAATAATATGAAATAAATAAAACCTGTAATTTTTAAAATATAATAAAAATTTAATTATTATATATTCCATTAAAACTCATTTGTTCAAACAAATGAGTTTTTTATTAGAATTTTTTTTATAAAGAATTAAGAGAGTAAATATTTAAATCTACTAATTATTAAATGATATTATACAAGTAGAAATTAAGTTAAAAGTTATGTTAGTAGAAACAAGCAAGAAAAATAAACAAGTTATCTTTAATTTAAAAAACTCAAAGTATCATTCATCATATTTCATTTATATTTGTGTCGGAATTTTATTTATATTAGGATTAATAGCTTTAATATTTTCAACACCTTATAAAAACGATTTTAAACTTTCTCAATTTTTTGAAAAAATAACAAATTATGAATTAGGTAAATGATGAGCAAGAGGAACAGAATTAATTGGAGATACCCAAGTACTTATTTATTATCTTGCATTATTTATGATAGCTATTGAGTGCTTTTTTGCTTATAAAAAACAAAATAAAAAAGTGTTCTTTATTAAGCATTACTATTTAGTAAAAATAATTTATATATTAATTTTATTTACAATTATATCAATAGCCATTTTTCGTATTTATAAAGTTTATAACTTTGATAACGGATTTGGAAAGTATGGTGATTTGGTATTTCAAGATACTATAATCTATAGACAAATACTAACTACACTTATTCTTGTTTATCAAGTTATTATTTTGAGTTTATTTTTTTATACAATACATTTTAAATTAGCAAAAAGATCTGATATTTTAACTAATAAATATTTTAGTAAGTCTATTAAAATTTTAATTATAGGTCCTTTTTTACTAACTGTTATTACTTTGATAAAAGGAATGACTTCTCGTCCTTATTATTGAAATGTAATTTTTGCAGATCTACTAAATAAAATGTCTAAAACTCATCCAGAATTTGTAACTTATTATTTAAAACAAGAAAATTTTCAACTAGGTTTTTTAGCCAGTTCATCAGATTTTAAACAATACGATTTTTTAAAACTAGTTGATATTAATCAAATTAAAAATATGTATTTTTCTAATGCAAATTCAACTGATAACTGAGCTTGATATGTATCTAATGGATTTTTTAATCCATCAAAATATACTTGTCAATTTACTTATTATCAAGAATGAGCGTTTCCATCAGGACATGCTTGTCAAACTATGGTGGTTGGTTATGCTTGATATTCGATTTTTATTGCTGATAAGAAGTTAACTACTAAAAAATTAATGTTTTGTTTTGTTTATTTATTGTTTTTAATTTCAATGAGTTTTGCTTTAGTTACTACTAGAGGGCATTGAGTTAGTGATGTTGCTTTTTCTTATGTTTTTACAATTCCTTTAATAGTTATTGTTGAAATAATTTATAAAAAATTAAGTATAAAATACTTTAAAATTTAAAATGTTTTACTGATTGATTATGAATTAAATATGTTGTTTTTTATTCTCAAATATAAACCAATAATTATTAGCAGCAAATATTTTAAAATTTGATAAATAAAAACAAAAAGTTGTATTTATAATATTTATTATGACAAATACATTACCTAAAAAAGATGCGATCAGTACTGAGTTTAAATTAAAACAACAAAAAACATTTTCTTTTAAGCCTATATTTATTAGTCTTATTATTATTTATGTTCTAGCTGTTATTAGTTTAATATTTTCAACACCTTATAAATATGATTTTAAACTTTCTCAATTTTTTGAAAAAGGTTTAAAATTTGAAATAGTTAAATACTGATCAATGTGATATGAAATAGTTGGAGATACTGAAATAATTATTGTTTATTTATCTGTAGCTATGATATTAATTGAAAGTTTTTTTAGATGAAAAACTATAAATAATCAAATTAACTTTTGATCAAAAAATAAATGAATATTAAAAGCAATTTATATCATAATAATCATTAGCTGATTAATTCAAGTTATTATAAAAAACATTAAAACATTTAATCAAGATAATGGATTTGGTAGTAGTGGTGATGCTGTTTTATTAGATAGTAATATTTATCGTAATTCAGGAAACGTATTAGTTAGTGTTATTCATACAATTTTACTAATTAGTGTATTTTATTGAATTCATTTTAAACTTGCTAGATCTAAAGATTTTTTAATTAATCAATATTGAATTGATGCTTTAAAAGTTTTAATAGTAGTATTAGTTTCAACAAGTACAGTTATTTTAAAAGGAATGACTTCAAGACCGTTTTATTATAATGTTATTTATAATGACTTATTAGAACAAGTAAAATTAAATGGAAATAATCATTGAGTTGAACATTACTTAAATCAAGATGTTTTTAAACATGGATTTTTAGATATTAAAACTAATAAATATTATAGCTAATTCAACAACCGATTGACCTTGATATGTATCTAATGGTTTTTTTAATCCATCAAAATATACTAATCAATTTAATTATTGACATGAATGAGCATTTCCGTCAGGTCATGTTGCTGCTAGTTTAGTATTAGGTTATGTTTTATACTTATTTATAACTAAAAACAATAAGATTACTTATAAGACACTAATTATACTAGGTATTTATTTATTACATTTATTTTCAATGAGTTTTGCTTTAGTTGTTAATAGGGGTCATTGAGTTAGTGATATTACTTTTTCTTATGTGTTTTATATTCCTTTAATAGTTGTTATAAATGTGTATTCTAAAAATTGAATATTAAAAATAACTGAATTTATTAATAAAAAATTAAATAGTAAAAAAGGTTGTTAAACAACCTTTTTTAATGATTATTAAATTATTAGAATGAATAAATTTATTAATTTATATATTTTATAAACAATTAGAAAACGATTATCTATTATTTTCGTTATCTACATTAAGATAATTATCATCAAAGTTATCATTGAAATTATCAATAAAACTATTTAAGGCCTCATCTAGTTCACTTATTACTTTTAATTCAGATTCAATGTGTTTAAAATGTTCTTTAAGTGAAGGTTCTAAACTATATCTAATTTTATTGGTAATATTAGGTTTTATATGAGCTAATGCTTTATTTCATTCTCCCATTGTAACAATTATTTCATTTACTAAATCAACAGACGTATTGATTTCTTTATCAATATTAATTGGTTCTTTATTTCTGATTTCATCAATGGTATCTTGCATATGTTCAACTTCTTGTTTTAGAATAATTTTTTTGTTTAAAATATCATCTATTTCAGATAGAAGTTTTCTATTTTCTTTTTCTGTTTTTTCAATTTCTTCTTCTAAATTACTTTGTGTAATCATATTTGCAGCGATTTGTTTTTTAATATCTTTTTTATCAGACTCATATTCTTGCAATAGTTTTTCAATTTCACCTTGAGTAGCTAGAAGAGATTCTTTATCTTTATTTAATTGTTCAATTTCTTTTTGTTTGTCCTTTATTTCTTTTTCTAGACTTTCTTTTGTTAAGCTAAATTCCATTTTATCAATTTTAGATTCTAATTCTTTTAGCTCTGATTCTTTTTTAGTTTTCTCCAAATTAAGTTCTTCTATTCTTTGTTTAGATAAAGATGCTTGTCTTTCTAAATCTTTAGTTCTTTGGCTTAAATCTTTTGTTTCACTAATTAGAGTTTTATGTTCTTGCTCTTTTGTTTTAAGTTCTTTTCTAATTTCTTTTTGTTTGTGTTCTTTTTTTCTAATTTCAATTTCAAACACTTTAGTTTCAATTTTTAAATTTTCTTTGTAAGAATCGGTTCTATCATATTCTAATTCAAGTACATAATCTTGATCTTTTAGACTTTTTATAGTTTTTTGTTTTTCAGCAAGTTTTTTTCTTAATCTTTCTATCTCTTTTTCAATTATATTTTTGTTTTTTTCAACTTCTTTAATCTTTTTTTCTAGTTCTTGACTAACTTTTTCTTGTTCTTGAATTTTTGAATTTAAAATACTTATTTCAGACTCTAATTGCAAACTTTCTTGCTTTTTAAAATTATTTTCATTATTAATATTTTCAATTTTTTTCTGTTTTTCTTTTAATTCATTTTGTTTTTCTAAATTATTGTTTCTTGAAGTTTTTAATTCTGATTCTAAACTACTTACTTGTTCTTTTAATCTATTTATTGTTTGTTCATTTTTAGTTATTTCAGATTTTATTTGAGTTAATTTATCTTGTTTTTCTTTTAATTGATTTTTTAAATCTTTATTTCAATCTTCACTTTTTTGACTATTTAAATTTTCAAATTCTGATTTTAATTGTTGAAGTTGAGCTTCTAAGTTGCTTATTAATTTATTATTTTCATCAATTTCATTTTGTTTTTGTTGAAGTTCATTTTTAATTCTTTCTTGTTCTGATTTAACATTAATTAGCTGACTTTCAGCAACACTAATTTTTGCTTCAATATCACTTAGTTTACTTTTTTCTGAATCAAATTGTTTTTTTAGTATTTTACTTTCTTTTTTTAAATTATCAATTTGAGAGTTCAATAAATTGATTTTTTCGTTGTATTTTTTGATATCTGATAATTTTTGATTTAAGATTAAGTATTTTCAATTACTTTTCTGAACTATTGATTCAAGTTTATATATTTCATCACTAAATGACTTTTTAACATTTTCTAATTCTGATTTTTCTTTATTTATTTTTTCATTTTTAGCAAATAGATCTTCTAATTCTTTTTCTTTTTTAAAAAATTCATTTAGTATAGTTTTAAGAAGCCTTTTATTTTCTTTTATTTGTTCTTCTAATTTTTTTATTTCATTTTCTTTTAACGAAATATTTTGGTTATCAAGTTTTATTTCACTATTAATCTTTACAAGATCAGCATCCAATTTATTTAATCTATTTTTATTTGTCTTGCCTTTATCATTAAGACTATTAATATTAGCATCTAAATTATTAATTTGATTAGTTAGTTCATTTTTTTTGTTTTCACTATCATTTAAAATTTTTTGTATATTTTTTAATTCTAGTTCTTTAGTTTTCAACTCTTTTTTTATAGATTTAATTTGATTTAGCATATTCTGTTCTTTAGTGTTATTTGAAACAGCTATGTTTTTATACCCAACATATCCAAGACCAGTAGCTGTAATAACACTAATAACTGCTAGTAAACTTGTTAGCTTTTTCATAAAACACCTCTATTCAGTTAGCTCTGATACATTACTTGAAATTGCATCATATATAATTTTTTCAAGTTTTTTGATATTATCTTTTATTTCTTTTTTAGATTGATCTAGTTTAGAGTTTAGGTCTTTAATTTCTTTGTGATTCTTATTTATTTTTTCTTGAATTGGTGTCATCTTTTTTATATATTCGTTATAGCGAACACTTAATTCTTCAGGAACTAATCATTTTTTAACAAGTTCAGAAAATGAAGATAAATCTTCTTTAAGTTCTTGATCTTTTTTAATAATTTCTGCTAGACTTTCTTTAGTAGTTTTAAAACCAAATCTAATTTGTTGTATATATTCAATTATTTTGTTTGAAGCGTTTTCTATATTAGCTTTTATTGTTGAAAGTCTTTCATGTTCTTTTTCAGCTAGATTTAAATCTCTATTTAATTGTGAAATTTTAGTTTCATACATTTCTACTTCTTTAATTAGATCCAGTATCTCATCAGCTTTTTTATCTATTTCTTCTTGTTTTTCAGTATTAGCTCTTTCTATATTTTCGTTAGTATGTTTTAGTTCTTCTATTGTTTTGTTTAAACTATCAACAACTTCTTTAACTCTTTTTAAATCATCTTTATCGTTTAACAATTCATCTTTTTTACTTGAAATTCTATTATTTATTTCTTTAATTTCATTAGATAATTGCTTTTGTTTTTCTATAAATTCATTTTGTTCTTTAGTTAAATTAGATATTTTATTTTCTAATTCTGATTTTTGTGTTTTTAACATTAACAACTCTGAATTTTTTTGTTCAAATTGTTGTTGTTTTGCTTTTAAATCTTGTTTAATAGAATTATATTTTTTAGTTAATGATTCTAAATTTCGTTCTTCTTTTTCTATAAATTTTTTATGATTTTTAAGTATTATTTTTTTAGCTGCAATTTCATTTGTTAAATCACTAATTTCACTATTTAAAACGATTCTAAAAGCAAGTAAACGTGTATACTCTCTAGAAAGTTTTTCATATTCTAGTTGTTGATTTTTTAATTGTTGTTCTTTTAATTCGTTTTCTTTTTTAATCTTTTCTAGTTCTTGTTCTAAATTAGATTTTTGAGCTTTTAATTTTTTAATATTTGCTAAATATTGTTGTTGTTCTCTTTCTAGTTTTTGGATTTCAGCATTTTTTTGTTCTATTTGTTCATTTAACTTTTGATTTTCTGATGAATTATCACTTTTATCTTTTTCAATTTTTTCTATAAATTTTTTTAGTTGATTTAGTGATTCATTAGATTGACTTAGTTTTGTGCCGGTAATTTCCAGTTGTTTATCAATATAACTTATTTCAGATTTCACATTCATTAAATCTGAATCTTTTTTCTTGTTTAAATCAGAAATTTCTGATTTAACTTGATTTATTTTGTTGTTTAAATCAGAAATTTTTTCTTCAGTTTGTTCAAGTTCAGATATTTTGTTTTCTAATTCTTTTTTATCATTATCATTTGAATTTGATAATTGTTGTAGTTGTTCATGTGTTCTTTGTAAAATTTCTGTTTTTTCTTCTATTTCTTTTTGTTTTTCACTAAAAGATTCTTTTAATGAATTAAATTGCTCTTCTAAATTTGAATAATCTTTTTTAAGTTGATCATATTCTTGAATTTTTAATTTTAAAACCAAAATTAAATGTTGCTTTTTAGCTAATTCGCTTTTTACTTTATCTATATTTTTTTGCTTATTGTTTTTATCTGTTTCTAATTTAATCAATTCAGATTCATAAGTTTTTATTTGTTCTTTAAGCTCATTAAGTTTAGTATTTGATAAAACTAACTCATCTTGAAGTTTTCTAATTTCACCATTAAAAAAAGTATGATTTGCATCATTTTTAAGTTTTTCTCTTTTAAGTTTTGCTAATTCTTGTTCTAACTTAATTTTTTGTTCTTTTTTTGCTTTTGATTCTGATTTAGAAATATTTAAATTTTTAATTAACTCGTTTATCTTGTTATTTTCTTGAGTTAATTTATTTGCTATATCGCTTTCTTGTTGTTTTAATATTTTGATTTTTTCGTTGCTATTTTTAATGATTTCAGCATCTTTAGTGTCTAAATCTTTAATTTTAGCTTCACTGTTAAGAATTTCATTTTGTAGGGTTTTTAGTTTTTCTTCTAGTTGTTTAAATTCATGCTCTTGGTTATTTATAGTTGTATCATTAGATAAATTCTTATACCCCACATAAGAAATACCAGCTGCTGAAAAAACACTAATAGCAGTAAGTAATACTATTAACTTTTTCATATAAAACCTCTAAAAATAACACTGTATAGTTTAATTTTATAATTTATGGTTTTTTTTTTTTTTTTTTATGACGACTTTACAGCCTTTTAAGGTTAAAAACTTGTATAAAAAGCCAGTTTTTTTAGTAAAATTAGTATCTTTTGTGTTTTTTTGTATTTCTAAATAAAAATAAAAAAACAATAAAACACTTATTATCAATAGTCGTATTAATTAGCTATTTTTAGAGATTTTTATTTTGCAGAGCTTGTATTATTCCTTTCTTAAAAAGAAAAATTTTTACAATAACTGTGTTTTAAAAAGATAGTTAAAATAACAAAGTAGATAATAAAAAAAGACTGGGCTTTCAGTCTTTTTAAAACAATATTTAGTTATCAATTTCAAAGAATTTATCATCAAATTTTTTGTTAAAGTCTTGGATCATTTGTTCTAGTTCTTTATCAAATTTTTCAAGGTCTTTTAGATTATTTACAATTGAGTCATAGTGTTCAACTAGTTTAGGTAAGTCACTATTTGTAATTTGCCTAGTAATTCTTTTCTTTTCTGTAATTCTAGTTGACTTATTTCAATCATTCATTAAATCAGTGATATTTTGAACTTTATATACAGAAGCATTAATACTATCAAGAATAATGTTTGATTTTTCTATGGCTGTTAGTGCTGGTTTTTCGATAAGCTCAACTTGCTTTTCTAATTCTTCTTTTTTACTTTGAATTTTTTGAATTAATTCTTCTATTTTTTTATTTTCAACATTAAGATGATTAACTTCACCA
This genomic window from Mycoplasma mycoides subsp. capri contains:
- a CDS encoding BspA family leucine-rich repeat surface protein, with translation MKNKHIRLLAKLGVLFSVASLPLVVVSCKTSNSNNNKPNNNQQKQLSKIDISSFKGKIEPKNEWNKENVLQALLKINGLDKLTENDFEFSIKKANLLHNGKLVIKSKDDSKIIKGELSLEIKKLDKVKKVETKYNDNKTEVLEIGYDENGKISRFAETVKKVPEKLPEEIINLDDAFRKNQSNTIENLDKWDTSNIVSMSAMFQNAKNFSQDLSNWNTESVTDMSYMFNGANKFNGNLSNWNTKNVKNMWSLFEDTKEFDQDISNWDVSNVENMKSMFKNASKFNKSLSNWNLKSIKTLDSMFFGASEFNSDIFKLENNLVTDMSYMFYQAKKFNKSLDWDISKVTNMNSMFNNAHSFNQNITNWNVSNVKTMKSMFSDAHSFSQDIKDWKVDKVTDMERMFQNARSFNRNISNWNVKSVKTYDHFSIHLKNEYKPQFGKNK
- a CDS encoding phosphatase PAP2 family protein, which encodes MLVETSKKNKQVIFNLKNSKYHSSYFIYICVGILFILGLIALIFSTPYKNDFKLSQFFEKITNYELGKWWARGTELIGDTQVLIYYLALFMIAIECFFAYKKQNKKVFFIKHYYLVKIIYILILFTIISIAIFRIYKVYNFDNGFGKYGDLVFQDTIIYRQILTTLILVYQVIILSLFFYTIHFKLAKRSDILTNKYFSKSIKILIIGPFLLTVITLIKGMTSRPYYWNVIFADLLNKMSKTHPEFVTYYLKQENFQLGFLASSSDFKQYDFLKLVDINQIKNMYFSNANSTDNWAWYVSNGFFNPSKYTCQFTYYQEWAFPSGHACQTMVVGYAWYSIFIADKKLTTKKLMFCFVYLLFLISMSFALVTTRGHWVSDVAFSYVFTIPLIVIVEIIYKKLSIKYFKI
- a CDS encoding helix-rich protein, which translates into the protein MKKLTSLLAVISVITATGLGYVGYKNIAVSNNTKEQNMLNQIKSIKKELKTKELELKNIQKILNDSENKKNELTNQINNLDANINSLNDKGKTNKNRLNKLDADLVKINSEIKLDNQNISLKENEIKKLEEQIKENKRLLKTILNEFFKKEKELEDLFAKNEKINKEKSELENVKKSFSDEIYKLESIVQKSNWKYLILNQKLSDIKKYNEKINLLNSQIDNLKKESKILKKQFDSEKSKLSDIEAKISVAESQLINVKSEQERIKNELQQKQNEIDENNKLISNLEAQLQQLKSEFENLNSQKSEDWNKDLKNQLKEKQDKLTQIKSEITKNEQTINRLKEQVSSLESELKTSRNNNLEKQNELKEKQKKIENINNENNFKKQESLQLESEISILNSKIQEQEKVSQELEKKIKEVEKNKNIIEKEIERLRKKLAEKQKTIKSLKDQDYVLELEYDRTDSYKENLKIETKVFEIEIRKKEHKQKEIRKELKTKEQEHKTLISETKDLSQRTKDLERQASLSKQRIEELNLEKTKKESELKELESKIDKMEFSLTKESLEKEIKDKQKEIEQLNKDKESLLATQGEIEKLLQEYESDKKDIKKQIAANMITQSNLEEEIEKTEKENRKLLSEIDDILNKKIILKQEVEHMQDTIDEIRNKEPINIDKEINTSVDLVNEIIVTMGEWNKALAHIKPNITNKIRYSLEPSLKEHFKHIESELKVISELDEALNSFIDNFNDNFDDNYLNVDNENNR
- a CDS encoding helix-rich protein, whose amino-acid sequence is MKKLIVLLTAISVFSAAGISYVGYKNLSNDTTINNQEHEFKQLEEKLKTLQNEILNSEAKIKDLDTKDAEIIKNSNEKIKILKQQESDIANKLTQENNKINELIKNLNISKSESKAKKEQKIKLEQELAKLKREKLKNDANHTFFNGEIRKLQDELVLSNTKLNELKEQIKTYESELIKLETDKNNKQKNIDKVKSELAKKQHLILVLKLKIQEYDQLKKDYSNLEEQFNSLKESFSEKQKEIEEKTEILQRTHEQLQQLSNSNDNDKKELENKISELEQTEEKISDLNNKINQVKSEISDLNKKKDSDLMNVKSEISYIDKQLEITGTKLSQSNESLNQLKKFIEKIEKDKSDNSSENQKLNEQIEQKNAEIQKLEREQQQYLANIKKLKAQKSNLEQELEKIKKENELKEQQLKNQQLEYEKLSREYTRLLAFRIVLNSEISDLTNEIAAKKIILKNHKKFIEKEERNLESLTKKYNSIKQDLKAKQQQFEQKNSELLMLKTQKSELENKISNLTKEQNEFIEKQKQLSNEIKEINNRISSKKDELLNDKDDLKRVKEVVDSLNKTIEELKHTNENIERANTEKQEEIDKKADEILDLIKEVEMYETKISQLNRDLNLAEKEHERLSTIKANIENASNKIIEYIQQIRFGFKTTKESLAEIIKKDQELKEDLSSFSELVKKWLVPEELSVRYNEYIKKMTPIQEKINKNHKEIKDLNSKLDQSKKEIKDNIKKLEKIIYDAISSNVSELTE